From the Nevskia ramosa DSM 11499 genome, the window GTCTGGCATTACTTGGGCGCGATCAACGAAACCCCGGACGACGGTGGCCGCGATGACGAGCGCTATCGCCGCTTCTGCGTTGGCCGCGCGAAAGCGCTGGCGCCGGGACAACCGCTGCCGGCGGCGACGGCGGTCGGCATCCAGGCGCGGCCGCAGGAGCTGATCGTGTTCCTGCTGGCGGCCAAGGTTGAAGGCATCCGCATCGAGAATCCGCGCCAGGTGCCGGCCTTCGAATATCCGCGCGCCTATGGCCCGGTGTCCCCGAGTTTCTCGCGGGCGATGCTGATGCCCTGGGGCCAGTTGTTCGTCTCCGGCACGGCAGCGGTGGTCGGCCATGCGAGCTGCCATCCGGAAAACACCGGCGCTCAGCTGCGCGAGCTGGTGCTCAATCTCGATGCGCTGGTCGCTCGTGCCGAAAGCCTCGGCGGCCAGCGGCTGGTACCGGCGGCGCTGAAGATCTATGTGCGCCATCGCGATGATCTGGCCGAAGTCGAAGCCCTGGCCTCGCGCCTGTTCCCGATCGACTGCCCGCGCCTGATCGTGCTGGCCGACATCAGCCGCGCCGATCTCCGCGTGGAAGTGGAAGCGCTGTACGAACCGCAGCGCGCCAAGGCGCAGTCATGAAGCTGATCTTTGCCGGCACGCCGGAGTTCGCGGTGCCGGCACTCGATGCGCTGCACGCCGCCGGCCACGAAATCCTGGCCGTGCTGACCCAGCCGGATCGCCCCGCCGGCCGCGGTCAGAAGCTCACCGCATCACCGGTCGCGGCGCGCGCCGAAGCGCTGGGGCTGCCGGTGCACAAATTCCTGAAGCTCGATCCCGACGCGCGTGCGGTGTTGTCCGCACTCGAGCCGGAGATCATGGTCGTCGTCGCCTATGGCCTGATCCTGCCGCAGGCCGCGCTCGACATTCCCCAACACGGCTGCCTGAACATCCACGCCAGCCTCCTGCCGCGCTGGCGCGGCGCGGCACCGATCGCCCGCGCCGTCGAAGCCGGCGATCCTGAAACCGGCGTCACCATCATGCAGATGGAAGCCGGCCTCGATACCGGGCCGATGCTGCTGATCGAAAAGATCGCCATCGATGCGACGACCACCGCCGCCAGCCTGCATGATCAGCTGTGCGCGATCGGCGGCCGGCTGATCGTCGACGCCCTGACCCGCATCGAAGCCGGAAATCTCCCCGCTTTGGCGCAGCCCGCCGAAGGCGTCACCTACGCGAAAAAACTCAGCAAGGAAGAAGCGCGCATCGACTGGACCCAACCTGCCGAAGTCATCGCCCGCCGCATCCGCGCGTTCAATCCGGCGCCGGTCGCCTGGTGCGAGCTCGGTTCGACGGGCGCTGGCGAGCGCATCCGCTTCTGGAACGCCCGCGCCCTGGCGGTTCCGTCCGCAGCCGTCCAACCCGGCACCGTGCTCGAAGTCGACAGCCACGGCCTGCACCTCGCCACCATCGACGGCGTGCTGGTGATCACCGAACTGCAGAAGCCCGGCGGCAAGGCACTGCCGGCCAGCCTCGTCTGTCGCGACTGGAAGCTGGCCGGGCAGCGTTTCTCGTGAGCGCCCTCAAGCCAGCGCCGCTCACCAACGTCCGTGCCGCCTCAGCCAAGGCGGTCGCCGCCGTGCTCGGTGGCCGCAATCTCGATGACGCCATCGCCGCAGTCAGCCCGGCGCTGTCAGTCGCGGATCTGTCGCTGCTGAAGGCGATTGCCTATGGCGTGGTCCGCGAGTGGAGTGCGCTGGATTGGCGCGTGAATCAGTTGCTGGAAAAGCCGCTGCGCAACGAGCCGCTGGTCGCAGCTCTCCTGGCCTGTGGCGTCTATCAGCTGCGCTCGATGCGGGTACCGCCGCATGCTGCGGTCGGTGAAACCGTGGCGGCGGCTGAGTTGCTCGGCAAGCCCTGGGCGAAGGGCCTGACCAATGCGCTGCTGCGCCGCTATCAGCGCGAGGCGAATGAGATCGAGGCCCGGATGCCGCCGGACGCGGAGATTCGCCAGTCCTGTCCCGAATGGCTGGTGCGGCAGATCAAGCGCGACTGGCCGGCGAGCTGGCGCAGCGTGCTGGCTGCCGGCAACACCCAGGCGCCGATGAGCTTGCGGGTCAATCGCCGCCGCATCGATCGCGATGCTTTCGTCGCTGAACTGGCAACCGCCGGCATCGGCAACTTCATACCGCGCACGGCGCCGGATGCCGTGATCCTCAATGAAGCGGTGGCGGTCGAGCGGATTCCCGGCTTCGCCGAAGGCCGCGTTTCGGTGCAGGACTTGAGTGCGCAACTGGCGGCCGACTTGCTTGGCGCCGAACCCGGCATGCGGGTGCTCGATGCCTGCGCCGCGCCCGGCGGCAAGACCGCACACATCATCGAACGCACCGAAGGGCTTGACGTGATCGCGGTCGAATCCGAAGCCGCGCGTCTCGGCCGCATCCGCGACACGCTGGGCCGGCTCGGCCATGACGCGATGCTGGTCCACGCCGATGCCGGAGACACCGCGAGCTGGTGGAAGGGCAAGAAGTTCGACCGGATCCTGATCGACGCGCCCTGCTCCGGCACCGGCGTGATCCGCCGCCATCCGGACATCAAGTGGCTGCGCCGCGAAAGCGATATCCCGGCGATGGCGGCCCAGCAACTGCGCTTGCTGAAAGCGCTGTGGCCGCTACTGAAGCCGCAGGGCGTGCTGGTCTACGCCACCTGTTCGATCCTGAAAGCCGAAGGCGAGGACGTGGCGCGCGCGTTCATGGCCGAGCAGTCCGAAGCGGTCGAACAGGTCATCGAACCCTCGCCGTACGCGATGTGGGGCGAGGACTGCGGCCTCGGCCGGCGCATCGAACCGGGCGGTGATTTCGATGGCTTCTATTACCTGCGCCTGATCAAGGTGCCCTGAAACAACCGGGCTGAACGCTCAGTCCCCGTACAATCGCGGCCCTATCCCCGTTTCGAGCCGTGCTTCCATGCTGATCAGCTTCAAGAATGTGAACCTGAATCTGGGCAACACCGTGTTGCTCGATCAGGTCAATTTCACCTTGGAGCCGGGTGAGCGGCTGTGTCTGGTCGGCCGCAACGGCACCGGCAAGTCGACCCTGATGAAGGTGCTGACCGGCGAAGTCGCGATCGATTCCGGCGAACTGGTGCGCAGCCAGGGTCTGCGCATCACCGAGCTGCCGCAGGACGTGCCGGCCGGTATTGAAGGCTCGGTGTTCGAAGTGGTGGCCGATGGTCTCGGCAAGGCGGGCCGTCTGGTGGCGCAATACCACCACCTGCTGATCCATGAGCCGGAGAACATGGACAAGCTCGGCAAGGTGCAGACCGCGCTCGAAGCGCTCGATGGCTGGACCATCGACAGCAAGGTGCAGGCGATGTGCGAGCGCCTGCAACTGCCGCCGGATACCGAGTTCGCGGATCTGTCGGGCGGGTTGAAGCGCCGCGCGCTGCTGGCCCGCGCGCTGGTTGCCGAGCCGGACATCCTGCTGCTCGATGAACCGACCAACCATCTCGATATCGACTCGATCACCTGGCTGGAGGAATTCCTCGCCACCTGGCCGGGCACCCTGCTGTTCATCACCCATGACCGCGCCTTCCTGCGCCGTCTGGCGACCCGCATCATCGAGCTGGATCGCGGCATCCTGCGCAGCTGGCCCGGCACCTATGACGAATATCTGGTGCGCAAGGAAGAATCGCTGCGCATCGAGGAACAGAGCAATGCGCTGTTCGACAAGCGTCTGGCCCAGGAAGAAGTCTGGATCCGCAAGGGCATCAAGGCCCGGCGCGTGCGCGACCAGGGCCGCGTCGAACGCCTGAAGAAACTGCGCAACGAATACGCCGCGCGGCGCGAGCTGTCCGGCGAAGCCAAGCTGGTGCTTCAGGAAGCGGAGAAGTCCGGCAAGCTGGTGGCCGAGGCGAAGGGCATCAGCTTTTCGCGCGGCGACAGGATCATCGTCAAGAACTTTTCGACGACGATCATCCGCGGCGACAAGATCGGCATCATCGGCCCGAACGGTGCCGGCAAGACCACCTTGCTGAACCTGCTGCTGGCCAAGCTGGAACCGGACAGCGGCACGGTGCGCAACGGCTCCAAGCTCGAAGTGGCCTATTTCGACCAGCTGCGCGCGCAGCTTGATGATTCCAAGCCGGTGTTCGAGAACATCGGCGGCGGCAAGGATTTCGTCACCATCGACGGCAAGCAGCTGCACGTCATGAGCTATCTGCAGCAGTTCCTGTTCACGCCGGATCGCGCGCGTTCGCCGGTGAAAGCACTCAGCGGCGGTGAGCGTGCGCGTCTGCTGCTGGCGCGGCTGTTCGCCGAACCGTCGAACCTGCTGGTGCTCGATGAACCGACCAACGATCTCGACGTCGAAACGCTCGACCTGCTCGAAGAGCTGCTGATCGACTATCAGGGCACGGTGCTGATGGTCAGCCATGACCGCGCCTTCCTGAACAACGTCGTCACCCGCACTTTCGTCTACGAAGGTGGCGGCCGGATCGGCGAGTACGTGGGCGGCTATGAAGACTGGCTGCGCCAGCGCAAGGACGTGTCGTTCACCGCGGTGCGCCCAGAGCCGAAGAAGGTCGAGGCCGTGAAGGTGGAAGCACCGAAGCCGGTTGCGGCCGCTGCGGCGCCGGCGCTGAACTCGAAGGAGAAGCGCGAGCTGGAAAATCTGCCCAAGCAGATCGAGAAACTCGAAACCGAACAGCGAGAACTCGGGCTGAAGCTCAGCGATCCGAAGTTCTTCCAGACCCAGCGCGAACAGGCGCTGGCGACCCAGGCACGGCTGGCGATCATCGACCAGGATCTGGTCAAGGCCTATGCGCGCTGGGAGCAACTGGAAGCGCTGCGCGGCTGATCCCGAACACTGAGCGGGACATGAACGCGGGACGATAAGGCATAGCGGGCGCGGGTACTGCGCGGCACTCTGGAGTTCGTCAAAAGCTCCGGAGCATCCCGATGAAACTGTTCAACCGCTTTGCCGCTGCCGCCCTGCTGCTCGCCACCGGCGTCGCCCACGCGGGCTCGATCAGCCCGTACACCGCCGAGGCCTGCAACGCGGCGCTCGCCGCCGGCACGCCGGTGGTGCTCGAAGTGCATGCCGACTGGTGCCCGACCTGCCGCGCCCAGGCGCCGATCGTGCAAGCGCTGGTCAAGGACCCGAAGTACGAGAAGTTCACGGTGCTGGTCGTCGACTACGACAAGCAGAAGGACGTGCGCAAGCAGTTCAATGTCGCCAAGCAGAGCACCCTGGTGGTGTTCAACGGCGGCAAGGAAGTGAGCCGCTCGACCGGTGTCACCGCGCCGGCAGCGATCGCCGCCGAGTTCGACAAGGCCCTGTAGGCACAGCCCCCGTCGCCGCCTGATCGAAGGCAGAGCCGATGAATCTTGCGACCCTGCCACTGGCGGCACTGTCCGGCCTGCTGTCGACGCTGTCGCCTTGCGTGCTGCCGCTGCTGCCGATCGTGATCTCGACGGCCGCCGCCGCACATCGTTACGGCGCACTGGCGCTCGGCGTCGGTCTGACCTTGTCGTTCACCGTGCTCGGCCTGTTCGTGGCCACGGTCGGCGTATCGCTGGGACTGACTGAAGACGTGTTCCGGCTGGTCGCCGGCATCCTGCTGATCGGCTTTGCGGCGCTGCTTCTGATTCCGCCGCTGCAGGCCGCCTTCATGCGGCTGGCCAGCGGGCTCGCCAACCGCGGCGGGCAGATGTCGGCGAAAGTCGATGGCAGCGGCTGGCATGGCCAGTTCGTCGTCGGGCTGATCCTCGGCATGGTCTGGACCCCTTGCGTCGGGCCCACGCTCGGCGCCGCAGCAACCCTGGCCAGTGCCGGCCAGAACCTGTCGACGGCGGCACTGGTCATGCTGGTATTCGGGCTCGGTGCGGCGCTGCCGCTGATCGTCATCGGCAGTCTGTCGCGGCAGGCACTGATGCGCGTCCGCGGGCGCCTGCAGAGTGCGGCGCGCGGCGGCAAGCAGGTGCTCGGCGTGCTGTTCCTGCTGGTCGGTCTGGGCATTGTCAGCGGCTACGACCACATGCTCGAGGCCTGGCTGGTCGACCATTCGCCGGCCTGGCTGACGGCACTGACCACGCGTTACTGAGGAGATCGGCGACGGAATCCGGCCGGCATCTGTTGTAGGCTCTGGGCGTTCCCGGATGTCCAACTCGAGGTTCCTGATGACTTCACGCATCGCCCCGGTTTCCAGCATCGCCGCAATGGTCGCGGTGTTTGCAGCGCTCGCGTGCCTGCCGGCTCGGGCCGAGCAGTTCCAGCCCTCGGGCGAAGTGCGTGGCTATCCGTCCGGCGTGATCGTCAGTGGTGCCCTCGGCAAATCCTTCAGCGACAATTGGTACGGCTCGCTGCACGGCGCCTACAACTTTGTCGATCGTGGCAACAACGGCAAGTTCGACAACGAGGAAGGCGGTGGCTTCGGCATCGGCGGCACCGTCGACAAATACTTCGAACCGCGCCAGAACGGCTGGTTTCTCGGCGCCCGCGCCGAGCTGTTCTTCCTCAATATCGACTACCGCGATCCCGGCGTCCGCGGCTCCAGCGACATCACCGTGTTCCAGCCCACCGCTCGCGCCGGCTACGGCTGGACCTTCGGCGACGGCCATTACGGCCTGACGGCGGCGCTGAGCCTCGGTGCCGAGATCAATGTCGCGACCGACGGCGCCGACGTCGGCGAAGGCGCGATCGTGCTCGGCGGCCTCGCCTTCACTTTCAAGCCCTGATTGGCGAGCATCGAGCACTCACCGAATCGCCTGAACGTTTTGCGTCTCGCCAAGAACATTGATACGCAACCTCGCCGCTGGGCAGCGGCGGGTTCGCTGCTGCTGCACGCCTTGCTGGTGCTGCTGGCGATCACCACCCTGCGCTCGACCCAGCGCGGCTCGCCGGCCACCAATCTGCCGAAGGCGATCCAGATCACCCTGGCACCGCCGGCGCCACCTGCGCCGCCGGTGGTGAAGCCGCCTCCGCCGACGCCGATTCCGCCGCCGAAGGAAATACCGAAGCCGGAGCCGACCCCGACGCCGGTCCCGGTGCCCAAGCCGATCCCGAAGCCGCAGCCATCCCCGGCCAAGCCGGCCGGCGCCTCGACACAGACGCCGACCAAGGCGCCACCGGTGGTGCCGGAAGAAACGCCGGAGGAGTCGATGGTCGGCCGTTTCCACGACAACTGGCTGGAGCCGCCGCGGGCGCCGCGGAACTTCGTGTGCCGGATCAGGATCGATTACACGGTGGGTGGGCGGATCTCCGAAGTCACCTTCCTGCAAAGCTGCGGCAACTACGAACTCGACGACTCCGTTCGCCGGGCCATCTACAAATCCCAGCCGCTGCCGCTGCTCGCAGCCAAGACAGCGGCCGGTTCGATCGAGGTCGAGTTCTCGCCGTGATTTGCCATCCGTTGTCCGCCACTGCCTGCGCCCTGCTGCTGGCAGGCACCTTGTCCGCCCCGCTATCGGCACTGGCCGCCGCGAAGCCGAAAGCGGCTGCCGCAGCAGCGCCGGCCAGCGATACGCCGGCCGCCGTCTCCCGCGATCCGGCCTGCACGACCACGCGCAGCCGATCGGCAGACGGCCGCATCGGCTACTTCCGCCACTGCCCGGACAGCCCGGACATGGTGTCGTTCCGCGGCGGCAGCTACCGGATGGGCGATGGTGTCGGCAATGGCCAGGGCTTCGAGCATCCAGCGCATGAAGTCACCATCAAACCGTTCGCCATCGGCCGCTATGAAGTGACCCGCGGCGAATACCAGGCCTGCGTCGACGCCGGCGGCTGCACGGCGCCGATGACGCCACCGGAAGCCCCCGAAGCCGGTGCCCGTCATCCGGTGAACAGCATCACCTGGCACCAGGCCAAGGCCTATGTCGCCTGGCTGGCGCAGCGCAGCGGCCGCCCGTATCGCCTGCCGACCGAGGCCGAATGGGAGTACGCGGCGCGAGCCGGCAGCGAGGCGCACTACACCTGGGCGCTGTCGCAGATGGAAGCGGTGACTTGCATGCACGCCAACGCTCTCGATCTTTCGGCCGCCGCTCGGCATCCCGAGCTGACCTGGTCTATTCCCTGCGATGACGGCTTCCCCGAGACCGCACCTGTCGGCAGCTTTCCGCCGAACCGCTGGGGCGTGCACGACATGATCGGCAATGTCTGGGAGTGGGTCGAGGATTGCTGGCATCCGGACTACACCGGCGCGCCCACCGATGGCCGCGCCTGGCTGGACAGCGGCGAAGGCGCGAACTGCAAGAAGCGGGTCAACCGCGGCGGCGGCTGGGGCAACGGTGCTTCGGCGCTGCGCCTGTCCAGCCGCGACGCCGATCCTGCCGGCAATCACAGCAGCGGCCTCGGCTTCCGGGTGGCAGTGAGCGTTGCCGCACCACCGCCGGCCGCGGCGCCAGCCCCAGCTCCGGTGCCGGCACCATGAACGCCAGCCGCCATCTCGCCGTCGTACTGCTGTTGGCGCCGCTGGCGCTGTCGGCCTCACCACCCGGACCGCTGGTGCTGGAACGGCCGTTCGAATTCCAGTTGGTGCTGAACGGCACCCAGAGCTGGAAAAGCGGCGTGCAGGCCACCGAAGCCACGACCAAACAGACCTACACGGTCAGCACCCGGCTGCGCTCGAACGGCTTTCTGTACAGCGACAACCTGCTCGATACCGACAACGCGGCGCGGATGGAAATCAAGCCGATGTACTACGCGCGCCAGGGCCTGGAGCGCCTGCGGGCCAGCAACGGCGGCAAGCTGCCGACCACGCCGGACGACGCCAACACGATCTTCGAGCGCTATCGCCAGAAGGGCAATCACTGCCGGGACAACCTGGAGTGCAACCAGCAGGCGGCCGAACAGATCGCCGCGATCAACGCCATGCAGGACAACAGCCGCGAAGATCTGGAAGCCTTCCTGAACTCGCACGGCAGCGGCCCGGAAGCGCGCTTCCTGTACTTCTTCGGCTACGCCGGCTGCCCGGTGAAGCTCAGCATCCAGTACGCGCTGGAAATCACCGGCACCCGCGCCTATGACAAGAAAAAGGAGAAACCGCTGCCGTTCAAGCTGATCCGCACGGCGGATTCGCCCGGCAACGAGGAAGATCAGAAAACGCTGTGCGAGAAGTACGTAGCCACCGTCGACGTCAAGACCGGCACCATCTTCGTCGAGAACCTGTTCGTCCCGGCGCCGCCCGGAACCAGCAAGCGGACGATCAACACCTCGACCGAAACCGTCGACGAAAAGATCGGCCTGCCGCCGCCGTTCGAAGCGCTGAACTGGACCAGCGCCAAGATGCGTCAGACCACCGAAAGCGGCGAAGAAAAGGTGAGCCTGCCGCTGACCGCCGCGCTCGATGGCGACAACAGCGTGCAGGGCACCTTCACCGGCAAGCTCGATATCTCGTTCCGCTGGAGCTTCAAGCCGCCGGCCGGCAAGGCCGTCCCCGCCAAACCCTGAAGTCTGGCCTCAACCGCTTTTCGCGAACACCCTCTTCAAAAGCTCGGTACTGCGCGCCGCAGGGTTTTCGCGGATAGCCTTTTCCTCGTCGGCCACTCTCAGGAACAGGCTGTTCAAGGCGCGATCGGTGACCCAGCTATCGAAGTCCGGCGCGCCCAGCGTGGTCGCCAAGGGACCGGCACTGGCCAGCACCGCCTTGTACTGCTGGGCGAGCCCGGCCTTGGCAGTGATGCCGGCGACGATCGGCCGGAACTTCGCCTGCAGGCTGGTGCTGGTGGCCTGACGGAAGAAGCTCGTCGCTGCATCCGGCGGGCCATCGAGAATCGCCCGCACGTCCTTCAGGCTCAATTGCCGGATGGCACCGGAAAACACTTCGGCGGCGACCGGTACCGCCGCTTCCGCCGCGCGGTTCATCGACAGATGCAGCTCGTCCAGCCGTGGCCCGGCGCCGAAACTGCGCAGCAGTGGATCGGCCTTGGTCAGCGCCTTCGGCAGCGGGATGCGGAAGCGCGTGTTCTGCCAGAAGCCGTCGCTGCGGCCGAGCTGGGTGATCGCGTTGTTCGCGCCCTGGGCCAGCACCTCCTTCAAGGCAGCGCCGATGTCGCCATCGCTGACGCCGGCATTGGCGCGGCGGGTGGCGTCGTAGGCTTTCTGCGCGAAATCGCCGAATGGCCCTGCGCTCGAGGGCGCGGCCGTTGCCAGCATGGCGGCGAGAGCGATCAGCAGCGGACGAGTGGATGGCGAGTACATCGGATGACTCCGGGAGCGGGGAACAGCGGACGGCGCGAGCCTAGACGATCGCCCGAGACAACGCGTGTACCGGCGTCGAAGCGACCGCCCGACCGTCAATCCGGCACGATTTTCGCGAAGGCGCATGCGCTTTCATGGGGACCTGCGTACAATTCGCGATCTTTTTCTTGCTGCGCCGCAGCAAGTAGCTGCAACAGCCCCCAGCAGTCAATTGGGGGCGTTAATTCGGAAAGCCTGCCTGTGAGCCTCGAGAATCTCCGCAACATCGCCATCATCGCCCACGTCGATCATGGCAAGACCACCCTCGTCGACAAGCTTCTGCGCCAGTCGCAGACCTTGGACGCCCGTGAAAACCTCGGCGAGCGAGTCATGGACTCGAACGATCTCGAACGCGAGCGTGGCATCACCATCCTGTCGAAGAACACGGCGATCCGCTGGCTCGACAAGCGCACCAACATCGAATACCGCATCAACATCGTCGACACCCCCGGGCATGCCGACTTCGGCGGCGAAGTGGAGCGCGTGTTGTCGATGGTCGACTGCGTCTGCCTGCTCGTCGACGCCGCTGACGGCCCGATGCCGCAGACCCGCTTCGTGACCCAGAAAGCCTTCGGCATGGGTCTGAACCCGATCGTCGTGGTCAACAAGATCGACCGTCCGGGTGCCCGCGCCCATTGGGTGATCGACCAGATCTTCGACCTGTTCGACCGTCTCGGCGCCACCGACAAGCAGCTCGATTTCCCGATCGTCTACGCATCGGCCCTGCACGGTTACGCCGGCGACAACCCGGACATCCGCGAAGGCGACATGGACCCGATGTTCCAGACCATCGTCGACCAGGTGTCGCCGCCGAAGGTCAACTCGGAAGGTCCGTTCCAGATGCAGGTGACCTCGCTCGCGTACTCCTCGTACGTCGGCGTCATCGGCACCGGCCGCATTACCCGCGGCAAGGTCAAGCCGAACCAGCAGGTGTCGATCGTCGGCCGTGACGGCGCCGTGCGTACCGGCAAGGTGCTGCAGGTGCTCGGCTTCATGGGCCTCGACAAGATCGAAGTGCCGGAAGCGGAAGCGGGCGACATCGTCGCCATCACCGGCATTGCCGATCTCGGCATTTCCGAGACCATCTGCGACTTGAAGAACCCGGAACAGATGGCCACCTTGCTGGTCGACGAACCGACCATGAGCATGATGTTCGAGGTCAACAAGTCGCCGTTCGCGGGCAAGGAAGGCAAGTTCGTCACCTCGCGCCAGATCGGCGATCGTCTGCAACGCGAGCTGAAGACCAACGTTGCGCTGCGCGTCGAACAGGGCTCCGCCGGTGACCAGTTCAAGGTCTCGGGCCGCGGCCTGTTGCACCTCGGCATCCTGCTGGAAACCATGCGCCGCGAAGGCTACGAAATCGCCGTCGCCCGTCCGCAGGTCATCCTCAAGGAAGTCGACGGCGTGATCTGCGAGCCGTACGAAACGCTGGTGGCCGACGTCGAAGAAGCCAACCAGGGCGGCGCCATTCAGGGCCTCGCCGAACGTGGCGGCAAGATGACCAACATGGTTCCGGACGGCAAGGGTCGTGTTCGTCTCGAGTACACGATTCCGTCGCGTGGCCTGATCGGCTTCCAGACCGAATTCATGTCGATGACCTCGGGCACCGGCCTGCTGTTCCACAACTTCGACCACTTCGGGCCGCAGTCGGACAACGGCGATATCGGCCAGCGTCGCAACGGCGTGCTGATCTCCAACGAAATGGGCAAGACCGCGCCGTACGCGCTGTTCAATCTGCAGGAACGCGGCCGCATGATGGTCGACTCGGCCGTCGACGTGTACGAGGGCCAGATCGTCGGCATTCACTCGCGTGACAACGATCTCGTGGTCAACGTGCTGAAGGGCAAGAAGCTCACCAACATGCGCGCCTCGGGCTCGGATGAGAACGTGCTGCTGACGCCGCCGGTGAAGCATTCGCTGGAACAGGCGCTGGAGTTCATCAACGAGGACGAACTTGTCGAACTGACGCCGAACTCGATCCGCATCCGCAAGAAGTTCCTCAAGGAACACGAGCGCAAGCGCGGCCGCAGCGAGTCGGCTGTCGCCTGATCGGCGCGCTGAAACGCTGAGTAGCAAACCGAACGCCGACGAAAGTCGGCGTTCTTGTTTCCGGCACCAGAAAGCCGATTGGAAGCCGGGAACTTGCCGGACAGATTGCCGTCCGAACCCGGTGTACGCTGGCGTGCCGGTGCTTCATCGAGAACGCGATGACGCCGATCAACAGCATTCGAAATCGACCGTTCGCCACTCTTGGAGGAGTTGCCGTGCTGAAAGCCTGGACCCCGCTGTTCGTTGCCTGCGCGCTGCTGCCCGGCGCTGTGCTGGCTCATGGCCCGTCACGGCTGAAGGTCGTCGAATCGGTGGAGATTGCCGCGCCGGTCGACAAGGTCTGGGCCCGTCTGTCGAAGTTCGACGATGCCTCGTGGATTCCGGCCGTCGCCAAGACCGACGCCAAGGGCGGCAACGAAGTCGGCGCCACCCGCACCGTGACCCTGAAAGCCGAAGGCAGCCCGACCATCGAGGAAGAACTGGTCAAGTACAACGCCGAAGGCAAGTCGCTGAGCTACAAGATCACCAAGGTCGATCCCAAGGTGCTGCCGGTCAACAACTACGCATCGACGATCACCGTCAGCGGCGATGCCACCAAGAGCACCGTCGAATGGAAAGCCGGCTTCTACCGCGGCTACCCGAACAACGATCCGCCGCCGGAACTGAACGACGACGCCTCGCAGGCGGCCGTCACCAAGCTGTATGAAACCACGCTGGCCGAGCTGAAGAAGTCGCTGGAAGGCGGCAAGTAATCCAGCGAGCTGACATGGGCCGCTGATGTTCGAAGGCCGCCAACGGACGCCGCGACGAGCCAGGCTGCTCGTCGCGGCGTTGCTGTTTTCGGGCTCGGTGAAAGCGCATGAGCTGGCCTTCGTGCCGGCCCAGGTGGCCAACCGGGTCAGCGTCATCGACCTGACGACGATGCAGCGGCTCGCCGATATTCCGGTCGACGGCAAGCCGGCCGGCGTCGCGGTGGCCCAGCAGGCCGGCCGCGCCTACGTCA encodes:
- a CDS encoding formylglycine-generating enzyme family protein encodes the protein MICHPLSATACALLLAGTLSAPLSALAAAKPKAAAAAAPASDTPAAVSRDPACTTTRSRSADGRIGYFRHCPDSPDMVSFRGGSYRMGDGVGNGQGFEHPAHEVTIKPFAIGRYEVTRGEYQACVDAGGCTAPMTPPEAPEAGARHPVNSITWHQAKAYVAWLAQRSGRPYRLPTEAEWEYAARAGSEAHYTWALSQMEAVTCMHANALDLSAAARHPELTWSIPCDDGFPETAPVGSFPPNRWGVHDMIGNVWEWVEDCWHPDYTGAPTDGRAWLDSGEGANCKKRVNRGGGWGNGASALRLSSRDADPAGNHSSGLGFRVAVSVAAPPPAAAPAPAPVPAP
- a CDS encoding DUF4197 domain-containing protein translates to MYSPSTRPLLIALAAMLATAAPSSAGPFGDFAQKAYDATRRANAGVSDGDIGAALKEVLAQGANNAITQLGRSDGFWQNTRFRIPLPKALTKADPLLRSFGAGPRLDELHLSMNRAAEAAVPVAAEVFSGAIRQLSLKDVRAILDGPPDAATSFFRQATSTSLQAKFRPIVAGITAKAGLAQQYKAVLASAGPLATTLGAPDFDSWVTDRALNSLFLRVADEEKAIRENPAARSTELLKRVFAKSG
- the typA gene encoding translational GTPase TypA, with amino-acid sequence MSLENLRNIAIIAHVDHGKTTLVDKLLRQSQTLDARENLGERVMDSNDLERERGITILSKNTAIRWLDKRTNIEYRINIVDTPGHADFGGEVERVLSMVDCVCLLVDAADGPMPQTRFVTQKAFGMGLNPIVVVNKIDRPGARAHWVIDQIFDLFDRLGATDKQLDFPIVYASALHGYAGDNPDIREGDMDPMFQTIVDQVSPPKVNSEGPFQMQVTSLAYSSYVGVIGTGRITRGKVKPNQQVSIVGRDGAVRTGKVLQVLGFMGLDKIEVPEAEAGDIVAITGIADLGISETICDLKNPEQMATLLVDEPTMSMMFEVNKSPFAGKEGKFVTSRQIGDRLQRELKTNVALRVEQGSAGDQFKVSGRGLLHLGILLETMRREGYEIAVARPQVILKEVDGVICEPYETLVADVEEANQGGAIQGLAERGGKMTNMVPDGKGRVRLEYTIPSRGLIGFQTEFMSMTSGTGLLFHNFDHFGPQSDNGDIGQRRNGVLISNEMGKTAPYALFNLQERGRMMVDSAVDVYEGQIVGIHSRDNDLVVNVLKGKKLTNMRASGSDENVLLTPPVKHSLEQALEFINEDELVELTPNSIRIRKKFLKEHERKRGRSESAVA
- a CDS encoding SRPBCC family protein — its product is MLKAWTPLFVACALLPGAVLAHGPSRLKVVESVEIAAPVDKVWARLSKFDDASWIPAVAKTDAKGGNEVGATRTVTLKAEGSPTIEEELVKYNAEGKSLSYKITKVDPKVLPVNNYASTITVSGDATKSTVEWKAGFYRGYPNNDPPPELNDDASQAAVTKLYETTLAELKKSLEGGK